From a single Marinobacter sp. THAF197a genomic region:
- a CDS encoding low molecular weight protein-tyrosine-phosphatase: MPDQVSVLFVCLGNICRSPTAEGVFRQLVTEQGMTEHLHIDSCGTGNWHIGKSPDARAMAAADRRGVDISDLRARQIKAEDLDRFDYVLVMDRQNLADVRDIWHQNGGTEPRLFLEFGESGQAEVPDPYYGGEDGFERVLDLIHEASQGLLEDIRGRLA; the protein is encoded by the coding sequence ATGCCTGATCAGGTCAGTGTGTTGTTTGTTTGTCTGGGTAACATCTGTCGTTCGCCAACGGCGGAAGGGGTGTTCCGGCAACTGGTCACTGAGCAGGGAATGACAGAACATCTGCACATTGATTCCTGTGGCACCGGTAACTGGCATATTGGTAAGTCGCCGGATGCCCGGGCCATGGCGGCGGCAGACCGTCGCGGTGTTGATATCAGTGACCTGAGGGCCCGGCAGATCAAGGCTGAAGACCTCGACCGGTTTGATTACGTGTTGGTGATGGATAGGCAGAACCTGGCCGATGTCAGGGATATCTGGCATCAGAATGGCGGCACCGAACCTCGCCTTTTTCTTGAGTTTGGTGAGTCCGGCCAGGCCGAGGTGCCGGATCCATACTACGGCGGTGAGGACGGTTTTGAACGAGTGCTTGACCTGATTCACGAAGCCAGTCAAGGCTTACTGGAGGATATCCGGGGGCGATTGGCTTGA
- the murB gene encoding UDP-N-acetylmuramate dehydrogenase encodes MNGALSVTEHADLRELNTLAIAARARYLIRISGVDDLTAALAWAEARELDTLILGGGSNLVFAGDFDGAVLHIQIRGRHWEKVNGDDAVLVLGAGENWHEAVLYAARSGYRGIENLALIPGTAGAAPVQNIGAYGVELADTLVSVTALDRVTRGVVTLAAGDCQFGYRDSLFKRQPGRYTILELRLKLSRSLPLKLDYRDLQDYLGDTDVNALTPLEVAEAVMAVRHRKLPDPAVLPNAGSFFKNPVINQVAFERLQERFPGVVFYPVEQGVKLAAAWLIDQAGWKGFRNTRVGVHNRQALVLINHSGGSGAEVLALADEVRRSVQETFGVELEMEPGVVGAR; translated from the coding sequence TTGAATGGCGCGCTGAGTGTCACCGAGCATGCTGATCTGCGTGAGCTGAATACACTCGCGATTGCGGCGCGGGCTCGTTATCTGATTCGGATTTCCGGCGTGGATGACCTCACCGCCGCACTGGCCTGGGCTGAGGCCCGGGAGCTGGACACCCTGATTCTCGGTGGTGGCAGTAACCTTGTGTTTGCCGGTGATTTTGACGGTGCGGTCCTGCACATACAGATTCGGGGCCGGCATTGGGAAAAAGTAAACGGTGACGACGCCGTACTGGTTCTGGGTGCTGGTGAAAACTGGCATGAGGCGGTTTTATACGCTGCCCGCTCGGGTTACCGGGGCATAGAAAACCTGGCGCTGATTCCCGGCACTGCCGGCGCTGCGCCGGTGCAGAACATTGGTGCCTACGGTGTTGAACTTGCCGATACCCTGGTAAGTGTGACAGCGTTGGATCGTGTTACCCGGGGTGTGGTTACCCTGGCCGCCGGCGATTGCCAGTTTGGATACCGTGACAGCCTGTTCAAACGGCAGCCTGGCCGCTACACCATCCTTGAACTTAGACTAAAACTTTCCCGATCCTTGCCATTAAAGCTGGATTACCGGGATCTTCAGGATTATCTCGGGGATACCGATGTCAACGCCCTTACGCCTCTGGAGGTTGCTGAAGCGGTGATGGCGGTGCGGCACCGCAAGCTGCCGGACCCCGCCGTTTTGCCTAACGCGGGCAGCTTCTTCAAGAATCCGGTGATCAATCAGGTGGCGTTTGAAAGGTTGCAGGAGCGCTTTCCTGGTGTGGTGTTTTATCCGGTAGAGCAGGGTGTCAAACTGGCTGCGGCCTGGTTGATTGACCAGGCTGGCTGGAAAGGCTTTCGCAATACCCGGGTGGGTGTTCATAACCGACAGGCTCTGGTGCTGATCAACCACTCGGGGGGCTCTGGTGCCGAGGTGCTGGCGCTGGCTGACGAGGTGCGCCGGTCTGTGCAGGAAACCTTCGGGGTTGAGCTTGAAATGGAACCGGGTGTCGTTGGCGCTCGTTAG
- a CDS encoding proline--tRNA ligase encodes MRASRYLIATQKETPSDAEIISHQLMLRAGMIRKLAAGLYTWLPMGLRTLRKVERIVREEMDKSGAQEVLMPAVQPAELWQESGRWEQYGGELLRMNDRHGRDFCFGPTHEEVITDLIRNELKSYKELPANFYQIQTKFRDERRPRFGVMRAREFIMKDAYSFHLNSASLDDTYQVMHQTYCNIFDRLGLDYRPVQADSGAIGGSASHEFHVLASSGEDAIVFSTESDYAANIEKAEAIAPAGDRPAPGETMTEVHTPGQKTIEAVSQFLGLPAERSVKTLLVKGEADENGESGLVALILRGDHTLNDIKAENLNGIAEPLTMATDEEIEKAIGCKPGSIGPVNLAVPVIVDRSAAHLADFVCGANKDDYHLTGVNWERDVPLGRVEDLRNVEEGDPSPDGKGTLEIRRGIEVGHIFKLGNKYSSAMNATVLDENGKTVIMEMGCYGIGVSRIVAASIEQNHDDKGIIWPDAIAPFQVAIVTLNAHKNAVVAEAGEKLYSQLRQAGYDVLLDDRNERPGVKFADMELMGIPHRFVISERGLTAGTLEYKGRRDEEKQDIPVEEALAFLVKASPKGGL; translated from the coding sequence ATGCGAGCAAGCCGTTACCTGATTGCCACCCAGAAAGAGACACCCTCAGATGCAGAGATTATCAGCCATCAGCTGATGCTGCGCGCCGGAATGATCCGGAAGCTGGCCGCAGGCCTCTACACCTGGCTCCCCATGGGCCTGCGCACCCTGCGCAAGGTGGAACGAATTGTTCGCGAAGAGATGGACAAGAGTGGAGCCCAGGAAGTTCTGATGCCGGCCGTGCAGCCAGCCGAGCTCTGGCAGGAATCCGGGCGCTGGGAGCAGTACGGCGGCGAACTGCTGCGTATGAATGACCGCCACGGCCGGGACTTCTGCTTTGGCCCAACCCACGAAGAAGTCATCACCGACCTGATCCGCAACGAGCTGAAAAGCTACAAGGAACTGCCGGCTAACTTTTATCAGATCCAGACCAAGTTCCGTGATGAGCGCCGCCCCCGCTTCGGCGTTATGCGTGCCCGCGAATTCATCATGAAGGATGCCTATTCCTTCCACCTGAACTCAGCTTCGCTGGATGACACCTACCAGGTTATGCACCAGACCTACTGCAACATCTTTGATCGCCTCGGGCTGGATTATCGGCCGGTGCAAGCGGATTCCGGTGCCATTGGCGGCAGTGCCTCCCACGAGTTCCATGTACTGGCATCCTCCGGCGAAGACGCCATCGTGTTCAGCACCGAAAGCGATTACGCCGCCAACATCGAAAAAGCTGAAGCCATTGCCCCTGCGGGTGATCGCCCGGCTCCTGGCGAGACCATGACCGAAGTGCACACGCCAGGCCAGAAAACCATCGAAGCCGTTTCCCAGTTCCTCGGCCTGCCGGCAGAGCGCAGCGTGAAGACCCTGCTGGTCAAAGGCGAAGCCGACGAGAACGGCGAATCCGGCCTGGTTGCACTGATTCTCCGGGGCGATCACACCCTGAATGACATCAAGGCCGAAAACCTGAACGGCATTGCCGAGCCGCTGACCATGGCCACCGATGAAGAAATCGAAAAGGCCATTGGTTGCAAACCCGGCTCCATCGGCCCGGTCAACCTGGCTGTGCCTGTGATCGTCGACCGCAGCGCTGCCCACCTGGCAGACTTCGTGTGTGGTGCCAACAAGGACGACTACCACCTGACCGGCGTTAACTGGGAACGCGACGTACCCCTGGGCCGGGTGGAAGACCTGCGCAACGTGGAGGAAGGTGATCCCAGCCCGGATGGCAAGGGTACCCTGGAGATCCGCCGTGGTATCGAGGTCGGCCACATCTTCAAACTGGGTAACAAGTACAGCTCTGCCATGAACGCCACCGTTCTGGATGAAAACGGCAAGACGGTGATCATGGAAATGGGCTGCTACGGCATTGGCGTTTCCCGTATTGTGGCCGCGTCTATCGAACAGAACCATGACGACAAGGGCATCATCTGGCCAGACGCCATCGCTCCGTTCCAGGTGGCCATTGTTACTCTCAACGCCCACAAAAATGCGGTAGTGGCCGAAGCCGGCGAGAAACTTTACAGCCAGTTGCGCCAGGCGGGTTACGACGTACTGCTGGATGACCGTAACGAACGCCCAGGCGTCAAGTTCGCCGATATGGAATTGATGGGCATTCCTCACCGGTTCGTGATTTCAGAGCGCGGGCTGACCGCCGGCACCCTGGAATACAAGGGCCGCCGCGATGAAGAAAAACAGGACATCCCGGTGGAAGAAGCGCTGGCGTTCCTGGTGAAAGCCTCCCCGAAGGGCGGCCTCTAA
- a CDS encoding TetR/AcrR family transcriptional regulator has translation MTDESIDVTPRRRPVQARSRERVGNILSHAAAIFHENGVDGTSMSAIARQSGMSLASLYRYFPNKAAIVHAIAEGHVEKMETALREKLPELSLHDAVDVLIDQFYDFYRTEPAYSAIWSGVESMPELRELDLRELYSNARDLDARLQQEYPALPKERSWTASLLLPRSAGTILRLAATLPDDQGQQLVVELKCMARAYLAELTRQER, from the coding sequence ATGACTGACGAATCTATCGACGTAACACCTCGCCGGCGACCGGTTCAGGCGCGCAGTCGGGAGCGGGTGGGCAATATCCTCAGCCATGCCGCGGCCATTTTTCATGAGAACGGGGTGGATGGCACCAGTATGTCCGCCATTGCCCGGCAATCTGGCATGTCGTTAGCGTCCCTTTACCGCTACTTTCCGAACAAGGCGGCCATCGTTCATGCCATTGCCGAAGGGCATGTCGAGAAAATGGAAACCGCGCTGCGGGAGAAACTGCCCGAGCTGAGCCTGCACGACGCGGTGGATGTGCTGATTGATCAGTTCTACGACTTCTACCGCACCGAACCGGCGTACTCGGCAATCTGGAGCGGCGTGGAGTCCATGCCCGAGCTTCGGGAACTGGATCTGCGGGAACTCTATAGCAACGCCCGTGACCTGGATGCCCGGCTCCAGCAGGAGTATCCGGCGCTGCCGAAAGAGCGCAGCTGGACCGCCAGCCTGTTGTTGCCCCGATCTGCCGGAACCATTCTCCGGCTCGCAGCCACCCTGCCGGACGACCAGGGGCAGCAGTTGGTGGTGGAGTTAAAGTGTATGGCCAGGGCTTACCTGGCAGAGCTGACCCGTCAGGAAAGATAG
- a CDS encoding Lrp/AsnC family transcriptional regulator → MIANNDKALVRIDKTDRKILEQLQKDGSLTNQQLAEKVGLSPSPCLRRVRALEDAGIIVRTVTILDHKKLGLSLTAIILIGMDRHTPERFAAFEEQVAVFPEVQECYLITGQSADYMLKVVVPDMDHYHQFLLNRITRIQGVSGVHSSFVLRRVIDSTALPLGYLS, encoded by the coding sequence ATGATTGCGAACAATGACAAGGCACTGGTCAGAATTGACAAAACTGACCGGAAAATCCTGGAACAATTGCAGAAGGACGGCTCCCTGACCAACCAGCAACTGGCGGAGAAAGTCGGGCTTTCGCCCTCCCCTTGCCTGCGCCGGGTGCGGGCGCTCGAAGACGCGGGCATCATAGTGCGCACAGTGACCATTCTGGACCACAAAAAACTGGGGTTGTCGCTGACCGCCATCATTCTGATCGGCATGGACCGACATACACCGGAACGCTTTGCCGCTTTCGAGGAACAGGTGGCGGTCTTTCCAGAGGTTCAGGAGTGCTATCTGATCACCGGCCAGAGTGCCGATTACATGCTGAAAGTGGTGGTGCCAGACATGGATCATTACCACCAGTTTCTGCTCAACCGCATTACCCGGATTCAGGGTGTCAGCGGGGTGCACTCCAGCTTTGTACTGCGGAGGGTAATCGACAGTACCGCCCTGCCCCTGGGCTATCTTTCCTGA
- the leuA gene encoding 2-isopropylmalate synthase, with product MAFDHRKYVAFKPVAKKDRRWPDQVIEKAPTWCAVDLRDGNQSLIKPMSVAQKQRLFDLLVKLGFKEIEIGFPAASQPDFDFCRKLIEENRIPDDVKIQVLTQARPELIERTYEALEGAKQAIVHVYNSTSTVQREQVFGLDRAGIREIAVNGATLVKEIAARYPDTDWTFQYSPESFTGTELDFAAEVIDAVTEVWRPDQGQPVIINLPATVEMSTPNVFADQVEWICENIRYREHISISLHTHNDRGCAVAAAELGVMAGADRIEGTLMGNGERTGNMDLVTMAMNLYSQGIDPTLDLSGMAEITEVVEACTEISTHPRHPYAGELVFTAFSGSHQDAIRKCLARRKEGDAWNVAYLPIDPFDVGRRYEEVVRINSQSGKGGVAYVLERDYDITLPRWLQIEFSKVVQKEAETNGGEIDSHTIHRLFEDRYLKVHEDWSLRSYDLHRDEEGVRAEVVVGSDTSPVTFEGCGLGAVEAVSDGLAKRFGVTVAVEAYDEFALGEGTNANALACIRLTANGQHCSAAALAEDTTSATLQALFSAVAQAVGTDMPAAKAPEATETA from the coding sequence ATGGCCTTTGATCATCGTAAATACGTCGCCTTCAAACCGGTTGCCAAGAAAGACCGCCGCTGGCCGGACCAGGTTATCGAGAAAGCACCCACCTGGTGTGCTGTCGACCTGCGCGATGGCAACCAGTCGCTGATCAAGCCCATGTCCGTTGCCCAGAAGCAGCGCCTGTTCGATTTGCTGGTCAAACTGGGCTTTAAGGAAATCGAGATTGGGTTCCCGGCCGCCAGCCAGCCGGATTTTGATTTCTGCCGCAAGCTGATTGAAGAAAACCGGATTCCGGACGATGTGAAAATCCAGGTGCTGACCCAGGCCCGCCCGGAACTGATTGAGCGCACTTATGAAGCCCTGGAAGGCGCAAAGCAGGCGATTGTGCACGTGTACAACTCCACGTCCACCGTGCAGCGCGAGCAGGTATTTGGTCTCGATCGGGCCGGCATTCGCGAGATTGCCGTTAACGGTGCCACCCTTGTGAAAGAGATTGCGGCCCGTTATCCGGACACCGACTGGACCTTCCAGTATTCCCCGGAGAGCTTCACCGGCACCGAACTGGACTTCGCTGCGGAAGTGATTGATGCGGTCACCGAGGTGTGGCGACCGGATCAGGGGCAGCCGGTGATTATCAATCTGCCGGCTACCGTAGAAATGTCTACCCCTAACGTGTTTGCCGACCAGGTGGAGTGGATTTGCGAAAACATCCGGTATCGCGAGCACATCAGCATCAGTCTGCATACCCATAACGACCGGGGGTGTGCGGTGGCTGCGGCCGAACTGGGCGTGATGGCCGGCGCTGACCGGATCGAAGGTACCCTGATGGGTAACGGGGAGCGCACTGGCAACATGGATCTGGTAACCATGGCCATGAACCTGTATTCACAGGGCATTGATCCGACCCTGGACTTGTCCGGCATGGCGGAAATTACCGAGGTGGTGGAAGCCTGTACCGAGATTTCCACCCACCCGCGTCATCCGTATGCGGGCGAGCTGGTGTTCACCGCCTTCTCGGGCAGTCACCAGGACGCCATCCGTAAGTGCCTGGCCCGCCGTAAGGAGGGCGACGCCTGGAACGTGGCCTACCTGCCCATCGATCCGTTCGATGTGGGCCGTCGCTATGAAGAGGTGGTGCGCATCAATAGCCAGTCCGGCAAGGGTGGCGTTGCTTATGTACTGGAGCGGGACTACGACATTACCCTGCCGCGTTGGTTGCAGATTGAATTCAGTAAAGTGGTCCAGAAAGAAGCCGAGACCAACGGTGGCGAAATTGATTCCCACACCATCCACCGCCTGTTCGAAGACCGCTACCTGAAGGTTCATGAAGACTGGTCACTGCGTTCCTACGATCTGCATCGGGACGAAGAGGGTGTTCGTGCGGAAGTGGTGGTCGGTAGCGACACGTCTCCCGTGACCTTTGAGGGCTGCGGATTGGGTGCGGTTGAGGCGGTGTCTGACGGGCTGGCCAAGCGATTTGGCGTAACGGTGGCGGTAGAGGCATACGATGAGTTTGCTCTGGGCGAGGGCACCAACGCCAATGCCTTGGCCTGTATTCGCCTGACCGCCAATGGTCAGCATTGCAGCGCAGCGGCCCTGGCGGAAGATACCACCTCGGCGACCCTGCAGGCGCTGTTTTCAGCAGTGGCCCAGGCGGTGGGTACGGATATGCCGGCAGCAAAGGCTCCGGAGGCGACGGAAACTGCCTGA
- a CDS encoding cold-shock protein, whose amino-acid sequence MSDTKTGHVKWFNESKGFGFIAQEGGSDVFVHYSAINSNGFRTLTEGQQVQFTVTQGPKGPQAENVTPL is encoded by the coding sequence ATGTCCGATACCAAAACTGGCCACGTTAAGTGGTTCAACGAATCCAAGGGCTTTGGCTTTATTGCCCAGGAAGGCGGCAGTGACGTTTTCGTTCACTACAGTGCAATCAACTCCAACGGTTTCCGCACCCTGACAGAAGGTCAGCAGGTGCAGTTCACCGTTACTCAGGGACCCAAAGGCCCCCAGGCGGAAAACGTAACCCCTCTCTAA
- the xseA gene encoding exodeoxyribonuclease VII large subunit — translation MNNHGARPLIPPYPDSRPRALSVSELNHQARHLLETSFMQVWVEGELSGFSRPSSGHWYFSLKDQKCQVRCAMFRGANQRLRTLPREGDQIRIRGKVTLYENRGDYQIIVEHLEPAGLGELQQAFEALKLKLQSEGLFDPARKKAIPATPRHIGVVTSPTGAAIHDILTVLARRCPAIPVTLYPTAVQGQAATADIVNAIQRAQQHGVADVLIIGRGGGSLEDLWCFNEEAVARAIANCSIPTVSAVGHEVDVTIADFVADLRAPTPSAAAEKVSPDQNHWLRRLNEQELRLSQAARRLTQRLHTQLGHLSARLRDPRRELQEKAQRMDELDVRLNKAIAQRLTQTRVKTDHLTQRLATQSPRRTLIAARDQVTRLHERLEMATRHYLKQQQERYQYNAQALHVVSPLATLGRGYAIVRDEQNQIVRDASQLGEGAAITARLGHGSVTAKVTEINSNGD, via the coding sequence ATGAATAATCACGGAGCGCGCCCTTTGATACCCCCTTATCCGGATTCCCGGCCCCGGGCCCTGTCGGTCAGCGAACTCAACCACCAGGCACGGCATCTGCTGGAAACCAGCTTTATGCAGGTGTGGGTGGAGGGCGAATTGTCCGGATTTTCAAGACCTTCCTCCGGCCACTGGTACTTTTCCCTGAAAGACCAGAAATGCCAGGTGCGCTGTGCCATGTTCCGGGGTGCCAATCAACGCCTGCGCACCCTGCCCCGTGAAGGCGACCAGATTCGCATCCGCGGAAAGGTCACACTCTACGAGAACCGGGGCGACTATCAGATCATTGTCGAACACCTGGAACCGGCAGGACTGGGTGAACTGCAACAGGCCTTTGAGGCCCTGAAGCTGAAACTGCAATCGGAGGGCCTGTTCGACCCGGCAAGGAAAAAGGCCATTCCAGCCACACCGCGCCACATTGGTGTTGTGACTTCGCCCACGGGCGCCGCCATCCATGACATATTGACCGTGCTGGCCCGGCGCTGCCCCGCCATCCCCGTCACCCTCTACCCCACAGCAGTACAGGGCCAGGCCGCCACGGCCGACATCGTCAACGCAATACAGCGCGCCCAGCAACACGGCGTGGCCGATGTCCTGATCATCGGGCGCGGCGGCGGCTCACTGGAAGACCTGTGGTGCTTTAATGAAGAAGCGGTAGCCCGGGCCATTGCCAACTGCAGTATCCCCACCGTCAGTGCAGTGGGCCATGAAGTGGATGTCACCATTGCGGATTTCGTAGCCGATCTTCGCGCCCCCACCCCCTCAGCGGCCGCTGAGAAGGTTTCCCCGGACCAAAACCACTGGCTGCGCCGGCTGAACGAGCAGGAACTGAGGCTGAGCCAGGCGGCGCGCCGGCTAACCCAGCGCCTGCACACCCAGCTTGGCCACCTGTCTGCACGGCTGCGGGACCCACGCAGGGAATTGCAGGAAAAGGCGCAGCGCATGGATGAGCTGGACGTACGGCTGAACAAGGCGATCGCCCAGCGACTGACCCAAACCCGGGTAAAAACCGATCACCTGACCCAGCGCCTTGCCACCCAATCCCCACGCCGGACACTGATCGCCGCCCGGGACCAGGTGACCCGGCTCCATGAACGCCTGGAGATGGCCACCCGCCATTACCTGAAGCAGCAACAGGAACGCTACCAATACAACGCCCAGGCACTCCACGTTGTCAGCCCGCTTGCCACCCTGGGGCGCGGTTACGCGATTGTGAGGGATGAGCAGAATCAGATTGTTCGTGACGCCAGCCAGCTTGGCGAAGGCGCCGCCATCACCGCCCGGCTGGGCCACGGCAGCGTCACGGCGAAGGTGACGGAGATCAATTCCAACGGGGATTGA
- the guaB gene encoding IMP dehydrogenase, which produces MLRIAEEALTFDDVLLVPGYSEVLPHQVELKTQLTKGITLNIPLVSSAMDTVTEAELAIAMAQEGGIGIMHKNMSVEQQAAAVRKVKKYESGVVKDPITVTPETTVRELVDITMANSISGLPVVDGHDLVGIVTGRDIRFESRMDTLVRDIMTPKEKLVTVKEGASLEEIKELLHRHRIEKVLVVNDDFELRGLVTVKDIQKAKDYPLACKDEQGRLRVGAAVSTGGDTDARIAALAEAGVDVIVVDTAHGHSKGVIDRVRWVKQNYPDVQVIGGNIATSGAAIALADAGADAVKVGIGPGSICTTRIVAGIGVPQISAVSNVAAALKERGVPVIADGGIRFSGDIAKAIAAGAHSVMIGSLLAGTDEAPGEVELFQGRSYKAYRGMGSIGAMGQGSSDRYFQDASKGIEKLVPEGIEGRVACKGPMRNIVHQLVGGLRASMGYTGSATMDEMRTKPEFVRITNAGMRESHVHDVTITKEAPNYRIG; this is translated from the coding sequence ATGCTGCGTATTGCCGAAGAAGCCCTCACGTTTGACGACGTTCTCCTCGTGCCCGGATATTCCGAAGTTCTGCCTCATCAGGTGGAGCTGAAGACTCAATTGACCAAAGGCATCACCCTGAATATTCCGCTGGTGTCATCGGCCATGGATACGGTCACTGAAGCCGAGCTGGCCATCGCCATGGCTCAGGAAGGCGGCATCGGCATCATGCACAAGAACATGTCAGTGGAACAGCAGGCGGCTGCCGTACGCAAGGTCAAGAAATACGAGAGCGGCGTTGTTAAAGATCCGATTACCGTAACGCCTGAAACCACCGTCCGTGAGCTGGTCGATATCACCATGGCCAACAGCATCTCCGGGCTGCCGGTTGTGGATGGCCACGATCTGGTTGGTATCGTCACTGGCCGCGATATTCGCTTTGAAAGCCGGATGGACACGCTGGTGCGTGACATCATGACGCCGAAGGAAAAACTGGTCACCGTCAAAGAAGGCGCGAGCCTGGAAGAGATCAAAGAGCTGCTGCACCGTCACCGCATCGAGAAAGTCCTGGTGGTGAACGACGACTTTGAACTGCGGGGCCTGGTCACCGTCAAGGATATCCAGAAAGCCAAAGACTACCCGCTGGCATGCAAAGACGAGCAGGGCCGTCTGCGCGTGGGTGCAGCGGTGAGCACCGGTGGTGATACCGATGCCCGGATTGCAGCGCTTGCCGAAGCGGGCGTGGATGTGATTGTGGTGGATACCGCCCATGGCCATTCCAAGGGTGTGATTGACCGGGTTCGCTGGGTAAAGCAGAACTACCCTGATGTTCAGGTGATTGGCGGTAACATTGCCACCTCGGGTGCAGCGATTGCCCTGGCGGATGCCGGCGCGGATGCGGTCAAGGTGGGCATCGGTCCTGGCTCCATCTGTACCACCCGTATTGTCGCCGGCATTGGTGTGCCGCAGATTTCGGCGGTGTCCAATGTGGCAGCGGCGCTGAAAGAGCGCGGCGTCCCCGTGATTGCCGATGGTGGTATCCGGTTCTCCGGTGATATCGCAAAAGCCATCGCAGCGGGCGCCCACAGCGTCATGATCGGTAGCCTGCTGGCGGGTACTGACGAAGCCCCGGGTGAAGTGGAATTGTTCCAGGGTCGGAGCTACAAGGCATACCGTGGCATGGGATCTATCGGTGCCATGGGGCAGGGTTCCAGCGACCGCTATTTCCAGGACGCCAGCAAAGGCATTGAAAAACTGGTGCCGGAAGGCATTGAAGGCCGTGTGGCCTGCAAAGGCCCCATGCGCAACATCGTGCACCAGCTGGTGGGCGGTTTGCGTGCATCCATGGGTTACACAGGCAGTGCAACCATGGATGAGATGCGTACCAAGCCGGAATTCGTGCGCATTACCAACGCCGGGATGCGTGAGAGCCACGTTCATGACGTGACCATCACCAAAGAAGCTCCCAACTACCGAATCGGCTAA